One Pyrenophora tritici-repentis strain M4 chromosome 5, whole genome shotgun sequence DNA window includes the following coding sequences:
- a CDS encoding Mus7 multi-domain protein, giving the protein MPSTCTSNLAPPTSNGIKICRRAQMSKWRQKGFVQDSDEEEDESQLESQASEHNAALSGRVERVQGSAEHETTTKVVQENRKDGGANSYATGNIKQSEKEETTVKTPTKQISLRRPTPSPFTPRVPTESPDPLQSSPTPKTRRILPPPLPPPSSCPNLQPSSAVSIPQLNDGVNLPSQFTSTPTIPPHVAFADNTGNNAQAPNALNDFGIAPLSDNSDDDLSDPPTDIESPPLSFVMPHRRTAVQVVIPSSTALQRQIADDRAGREFRQRKPIQLHPYVLEDQMYRRKVESRGLKPVRRARSQSPQRHPRHQNDESQEQEFNPDHSPRSSPPDAEIPVSTPVVPHQRKDAHSITTIRLPVSAPNRRPPATQLRHPHAAKRRKLNFASTQADAPPRSIFEDADLPNDIWSMPPNSPPDSSSPPLNGNRPARPVGGLRVMTPLPNLPTPSTSSVMQEDPQQLPESDSDPVPRSVQRSGSELRRPTRVIITDSSSSAESGSEAEQSDNELQHVGRKIKGVLPASWLRFDRQAQERRQAQQRARERANVAPSPEPTEPLRGVAQRVRKPVGRPRQLSASNTPSKDPVVISDESEDGLRAPPVSRRRHDVQATVEDASALAAIFDSRYADDDNLSDMEHDHLPLPTLGGTGAKRKRQTKLADAFAKSKKVRSSSNVTRAAGHGKQSSIGQLGRRKSGAPKTLRRTPPPAMSVVDVDLSSTQAGGNVPQFIKVARRQALRRPDLARQSPKNKQIRLYNAEDTSEANVILQQWRQGTLKPKASTKSQQLKYRHPLENRTDNQQHADVQSRKDAMSAKGLDRQSEPDTNNSRRRKNIPQGLHIFQRSSTQKSKSAQRGKKTKLPSNPPARAAHKGSLPFRTAQLEGDEDDFGRDHRKVAFEKGLLRADQRFGPQLPNDQHFVNPQLARYLADDSAELPPLPSAKDIGERATEGPREPGPTVKRRLKRKPTAKRIDVDSREYRQPSEPAVQEVLKNVDVVQLPEAVSEHNLPVLNGLGPYGTRYPITFDVHSLASDTYFHSSTFIGSEEFRRALSVDKPNGRDLEDSAGHFTISHFGQSVRCGPWNDELSSRLSDLVRSALAPTEVHTSDTSTSPVQDGLLHMSALVRSLIMYISDYLSFLDPIDRKDCVVKLTHLCQLIFDGILIASDLVGGLSPANGQCALRTMTYLLVMSQQLYRIAQHTIVDPSSQMGTKTLVESVSKTVVNNLVRHSIEELGNFLERNKRHSVRENGIQDNDVVVESTVICMHVLDEMEMPAWSFWDLTSKELCPRVASATHVSVIETTWATMFTFLPFNEIDVSGIPLRSRRETFQNDNWTCIRDLLRRLFELYPSTYRKHSSSLNDYVRANLARGHRLMTYWHWRRPELMLNVVIDFFRTNGLKSLRREAGGGSVPFLNNLVAEQSLTIEQSENSFHITLKCLALGLQGMKDAYPEKKVRSFVFRTVPNHGRAYPKDQPLDEENLVALRNHHDLASTLYWAAPSACRPNLGNIRDLVNHESSHREACRVSVRAWANLAAFQLSTDEPYSSAQPFALWHKDIMHQTLKQYKLAKSEADDYLKSGVLDGTTDVSMVMVRQTMERNQEQVIATLRDSIAGMKKVTQNANDQSFLRLFLIDSDIMHLLELPLFEDRRLASVIRDTLQLLQVFTALQKTKSKGEVSQQTSEESQDYGDFPDMDDLDGVALDVPARAAQESGLDFIHKPLWHLLSNAFGAENPPDENLLLDCVDTWIRIAECQVASGERSWPYFLESFSPVSWGQLRQTEQTRKFSPYFMAAIVDRDAAVYEEHRHEFFHALLTCLVERESMLRFQSKLLLAIARTDDNHYLMQNLPFFRDLDTGEWDITPDTLRSRRLNLISSILSNIRDHVLTTSLSDSAHVSELKRSYASMLKDFMTTMRHNYQQLRQGTTVTGAYVEFVQKIVQFLKQYTSDICPVLPFFTDSVAFPLPAADPTYVVARLCGYAPKLLDPATAKQLSVFVQTVAQQAAADTQQTYLVNQLRTALCTNEAPTADRIALRDVLLQSIFPVYIEESFSSTTAFVIAGPLLSALPSILDTLLFDLRVTNPDNLATVVNCMVAISHAFIRGTEKLKPQALREPHVLAAIRYMCQAMLSLLPTLEYVCARSCDGAMISQPPQLVAYFHEFTAFLTHVLRGDQIAALEVGVPHYSASAHTSPSSKHTIDLLSFTRRSLVDGLRTNWSQNGDGAVFFGQSNARREVVFDIGFVEEERGKLERGVGNLREMIEALWGEWMEERGCADFMVV; this is encoded by the coding sequence ATGCCTTCAACCTGCACTTCAAACCTCGCCCCGCCGACCTCGAACGGAATTAAGATATGCAGGCGCGCCCAAATGTCCAAATGGCGACAGAAAGGATTTGTCCAGGACTCggatgaagaggaggatgagtCGCAGCTTGAGAGTCAGGCTTCCGAGCACAATGCAGCCTTGAGTGGACGCGTCGAGCGCGTCCAAGGTAGCGCCGAGCATGAGACGACAACAAAAGTGGTCCAAGAGAACAGGAAAGATGGTGGAGCCAACAGCTATGCCACTGGAAATATCAAACAGTCAGAAAAGGAGGAGACTACTGTTAAGACGCCTACGAAACAGATCTCGCTGCGACGTCCTACGCCTTCACCATTCACGCCCCGAGTGCCTACAGAGAGCCCCGACCCGCTACAAAGCTCCCCTACGCCAAAGACTCGACGAATACTGCCACCTCCTCTGCCTCCACCTTCATCATGCCCGAATCTTCAGCCAAGTTCTGCAGTGTCGATACCTCAACTCAATGACGGCGTTAATTTGCCTTCGCAATTCACATCAACCCCGACAATTCCACCTCACGTAGCGTTTGCAGATAATACAGGGAATAACGCACAAGCCCCGAACGCCTTGAATGATTTTGGTATTGCGCCTTTGTCAGACAACTCTGACGATGATCTCTCAGACCCACCTACGGATATAGAGTCGCCGCCCCTCTCATTCGTCATGCCCCATCGCCGTACTGCAGTTCAGGTAGTTATACCTTCCTCAACCGCTTTACAGAGGCAAATCGCCGATGATAGGGCAGGACGCGAGTTTCGCCAGCGGAAGCCCATCCAATTGCATCCCTATGTATTAGAGGACCAGATGTATCGAAGAAAGGTGGAGAGTAGAGGTTTAAAACCAGTGCGAAGGGCACGTTCACAGTCCCCCCAACGCCATCCTAGGCATCAGAATGATGAGTCCCAGGAGCAGGAATTCAATCCAGATCATAGTCCAAGAAGTAGCCCCCCTGACGCCGAAATCCCGGTCTCTACACCTGTAGTGCCGCACCAAAGAAAAGATGCGCACAGCATAACTACAATTCGTCTTCCTGTTTCTGCGCCCAACAGACGTCCTCCTGCTACCCAGCTCCGCCATCCACACGCAGCCAAGCGCCGGAAGCTCAACTTTGCATCCACACAAGCTGATGCACCACCGAGGAGCATTTTCGAAGATGCAGATCTGCCAAATGACATATGGTCAATGCCTCCAAATTCACCACCAGATTCAAGTAGTCCGCCGTTGAATGGGAATAGACCAGCTCGTCCGGTTGGTGGGCTTCGGGTGATGACCCCACTTCCAAATCTGCCTACGCCATCAACATCTTCTGTGATGCAGGAGGATCCTCAACAGTTACCCGAATCCGACTCTGATCCAGTCCCACGTAGCGTTCAAAGGTCTGGCAGCGAGCTTCGCCGGCCTACCAGGGTTATCATCACTGATAGCTCATCTTCCGCCGAGTCTGGCAGTGAAGCAGAGCAAAGTGACAATGAGTTGCAGCACGTGGGCAGAAAGATCAAGGGTGTCTTGCCGGCATCGTGGTTGAGATTTGATCGACAGGCACAAGAGCGGCgacaagctcaacaacgtGCACGTGAACGAGCGAATGTTGCTCCTTCCCCAGAACCGACAGAGCCTTTACGCGGAGTCGCCCAACGGGTCAGAAAGCCTGTCGGCCGACCCCGGCAACTCTCAGCTTCCAATACACCTTCTAAAGACCCTGTTGTCATATCTGACGAATCTGAAGACGGACTTAGAGCACCACCTGTCTCGCGTCGTAGACATGATGTCCAAGCTACTGTGGAAGATGCGTCTGCGCTAGCTGCGATTTTTGATAGTCGCTACGCCGACGACGACAACTTATCAGACATGGAGCATGATCATTTACCTCTCCCTACACTTGGAGGGACTGGCGCAAAGCGGAAAAGACAGACGAAGCTCGCAGATGCCTTCGCTAAATCGAAGAAAGTAAGATCCTCTAGTAATGTCACAAGGGCTGCTGGTCATGGGAAACAGTCGTCTATTGGTCAGTTGGGCAGGAGAAAATCCGGTGCTCCTAAGACGCTTCGCCGGACTCCACCGCCCGCTATGAGCGTGGTTGATGTCGACCTTTCATCCACTCAAGCAGGTGGCAACGTGCCACAATTCATCAAGGTTGCTAGGCGTCAAGCGCTCCGGAGACCCGACCTAGCCCGTCAGAGTCCCAAAAACAAACAAATCCGACTGTATAACGCTGAGGACACAAGCGAAGCCAATGTCATCCTTCAGCAATGGCGACAGGGTACTTTGAAACCAAAAGCAAGTACCAAATCGCAACAACTCAAGTACCGACACCCTTTGGAGAACAGGACCGATAATCAACAACATGCGGATGTCCAGTCGCGGAAGGATGCGATGTCTGCCAAAGGTCTCGACAGACAATCAGAGCCCGATACGAACAACTCACGTCGGCGTAAAAACATTCCTCAAGGCCTTCACATATTTCAGCGCTCTTCAACCCAAAAGTCGAAATCTGCCCAACGAGGGAAGAAGACCAAACTGCCCAGCAATCCTCCTGCACGAGCAGCCCACAAGGGATCACTTCCTTTCAGAACAGCTCAGTTAGAGGGTGATGAGGATGACTTTGGTCGTGACCACAGGAAAGTTGCGTTTGAGAAGGGACTCCTGCGTGCCGATCAACGATTTGGCCCTCAGCTTCCCAATGATCAGCATTTCGTAAATCCTCAATTAGCACGATATCTTGCAGATGACAGTGCCGAATTACCACCACTTCCTTCTGCCAAGGATATAGGTGAGCGAGCTACCGAGGGTCCCAGAGAACCAGGCCCCACCGTTAAAAGACGGCTGAAAAGAAAGCCTACAGCCAAAAGGATTGATGTCGATTCAAGAGAATATCGTCAGCCCAGTGAGCCAGCCGTTCAAGAGGTACTAAAAAACGTCGATGTTGTTCAACTGCCAGAAGCGGTATCGGAGCATAACCTACCTGTGCTCAATGGCTTGGGCCCTTATGGCACGCGATACCCTATTACATTTGATGTACACTCGCTGGCGTCTGATACGTACTTTCACTCATCTACCTTCATTGGGTCCGAGGAATTTCGACGGGCACTGTCCGTTGACAAGCCGAATGGTCGCGACCTTGAAGACAGCGCCGGTCACTTTACCATTAGCCATTTCGGTCAATCAGTCAGATGCGGTCCCTGGAACGACGAGTTATCTTCTAGATTGTCCGATCTGGTCAGGTCCGCGTTGGCGCCCACAGAAGTCCATACCTCCGATACAAGTACATCACCAGTACAAGACGGTTTGCTCCATATGTCTGCATTGGTACGATCGCTCATTATGTACATCTCCGATTATTTGAGCTTCTTGGATCCGATTGACAGAAAAGACTGTGTGGTCAAGCTTACCCACCTTTGCCAGTTGATCTTCGATGGCATATTGATTGCCAGTGACCTGGTTGGCGGTCTAAGTCCTGCCAATGGGCAGTGTGCTTTACGCACCATGACCTATCTGCTTGTTATGAGTCAACAACTATACCGCATCGCGCAGCATACCATTGTTGATCCAAGCAGCCAAATGGGGACCAAAACTCTGGTCGAGAGTGTATCAAAGACAGTTGTGAACAATCTCGTACGACACAGCATCGAAGAGCTTGGCAACTTTCTCGAAAGAAACAAGCGACATTCGGTACGAGAGAATGGCATACAGGATAATGACGTTGTCGTCGAGAGTACTGTGATCTGTATGCACGTATTGGATGAGATGGAGATGCCAGCCTGGAGCTTCTGGGATCTCACCAGTAAAGAGCTTTGTCCTAGAGTCGCCAGCGCTACTCATGTATCTGTCATCGAAACGACATGGGCCACGATGTTCACCTTTCTTCCATTCAACGAAATCGATGTGTCCGGAATCCCACTAAGAAGTCGAAGAGAGACATTTCAAAACGACAATTGGACATGCATCAGGGACTTGTTGCGAAGATTGTTTGAGCTGTACCCAAGTACATACAGGAAGCATAGTTCGTCACTCAACGACTACGTTCGCGCCAACCTCGCACGTGGCCACAGACTCATGACCTACTGGCACTGGAGACGCCCGGAGCTGATGCTCAATGTCGTAATTGACTTCTTCCGCACAAATGGCCTGAAGAGCCTTCGACGCGAAGCAGGTGGTGGCTCAGTCCCTTTCTTGAATAACCTCGTTGCAGAGCAGTCGTTGACAATTGAACAAAGTGAGAACTCGTTTCACATCACACTCAAGTGTCTCGCTTTGGGCCTTCAGGGAATGAAAGATGCTTATCCAGAGAAGAAGGTCCGTAGCTTTGTCTTTCGAACTGTACCTAACCATGGACGGGCATATCCCAAGGACCAGCCTCTAGACGAAGAGAATCTGGTGGCACTTCGCAATCACCACGACCTAGCCTCTACACTCTACTGGGCTGCACCGTCAGCATGTCGACCCAATCTCGGCAACATTCGCGACTTGGTCAACCACGAGAGCTCTCATCGTGAGGCTTGCAGAGTGAGTGTCCGTGCTTGGGCCAATCTTGCTGCTTTCCAACTCTCGACCGATGAACCGTATTCTTCTGCACAACCTTTCGCGTTGTGGCACAAGGACATCATGCACCAAACCCTGAAGCAGTACAAGCTCGCGAAATCTGAGGCTGACGACTATCTGAAGTCGGGTGTTCTGGACGGAACGACCGATGTATCTATGGTGATGGTTCGTCAAACAATGGAAAGGAATCAAGAACAGGTCATCGCCACGCTTCGAGACTCCATCGCGGGCATGAAAAAGGTCACACAGAACGCGAATGATCAGTCGTTTCTCAGGCTGTTTCTAATTGACTCCGACATTATGCATCTGCTCGAGCTCCCCCTTTTTGAGGATCGCCGCCTCGCCAGTGTCATTCGGGACACTCTGCAGCTTCTCCAAGTCTTCACAGCGTTGCAGAAAACGAAGTCAAAAGGAGAAGTCAGTCAGCAGACGAGTGAGGAAAGTCAAGACTATGGTGACTTTCCGGACATGGATGATTTGGATGGAGTCGCGTTGGACGTTCCAGCAAGGGCAGCCCAGGAGTCCGGTCTTGACTTTATCCATAAACCACTTTGGCACCTGCTTTCCAACGCATTTGGCGCTGAAAATCCACCAGATGAGAATCTGCTGTTGGATTGTGTCGATACTTGGATCCGTATTGCAGAATGCCAGGTTGCATCGGGCGAGAGATCATGGCCATACTTTCTCGAATCCTTCAGCCCAGTCTCATGGGGCCAACTTCGACAAACTGAACAGACACGTAAATTCAGTCCTTACTTTATGGCCGCGATTGTCGATCGTGACGCAGCCGTATACGAGGAGCACCGACACGAATTCTTCCACGCCCTACTCACGTGTCTAGTTGAGCGCGAATCCATGCTCAGGTTCCAGTCGAAACTCCTGCTCGCCATAGCACGAACAGACGACAATCACTATTTGATGCAgaatcttccattcttccGCGATCTCGATACGGGCGAATGGGATATCACACCTGACACGCTACGCTCACGTCGCCTCAACCTCATCTCCAGCATCCTATCCAACATACGCGACCACGTACTCACCACATCACTGTCCGACTCCGCCCACGTCAGCGAACTGAAACGAAGCTACGCCTCGATGCTCAAAGATTTCATGACCACAATGCGACACAACTACCAGCAACTCCGCCAAGGTACCACCGTCACAGGCGCTTACGTAGAATTCGTGCAGAAAATTGTACAGTTCCTCAAACAATACACCAGCGACATCTGCCCCGTCCTGCCATTTTTCACGGACTCTGTTGCCTTTCCCCTCCCCGCCGCAGACCCCACATATGTCGTCGCCCGCCTCTGCGGCTACGCGCCCAAGCTATTGGACCCAGCGACCGCGAAACAGCTATCCGTCTTCGTACAAACTGTGGCTCAGCAAGCGGCTGCAGATACTCAGCAAACATATCTCGTCAATCAACTCCGCACTGCGCTTTGCACAAACGAAGCGCCAACTGCTGATCGCATAGCCCTACGCGATGTATTGCTACAGTCCATCTTCCCCGTCTATATAGAAGAATCGTTCTCCTCTACCACCGCATTCGTCATTGCAGGCCCCTTGTTATCTGCATTACCGTCCATCCTAGACACACTCCTCTTCGACCTGCGCGTCACGAACCCGGATAATCTAGCCACAGTGGTAAACTGCATGGTCGCCATATCCCACGCCTTCATCCGCGGAACAGAGAAACTCAAGCCACAGGCCCTGCGAGAACCACATGTACTAGCCGCGATACGGTATATGTGCCAAGCCATGCTTTCTCTATTGCCAACACTTGAATATGTCTGCGCGCGCAGCTGCGATGGAGCGATGATATCACAGCCGCCGCAGTTGGTGGCGTATTTCCACGAGTTTACTGCGTTTCTCACGCATGTGCTACGTGGGGATCAGATTGCGGCGCTGGAGGTGGGGGTACCGCATTACAGCGCATCTGCACATACTTCTCCGTCGTCTAAACACACTATTGATCTCCTTTCCTTCACGCGCAGGAGCTTGGTCGACGGCCTTAGGACGAACTGGTCGCAGAACGGGGACGGCGCAGTATTCTTTGGCCAGAGCAATGCGAGGAGGGAGGTTGTGTTTGACATTGGGTTTGTGGAGGAAGAGAGGGGTAAGCTAGAACGGGGTGTTGGCAATTTACGTGAGATGATTGAGGCATTATGGGGTGAGTGGATGGAGGAGCGAGGTTGTGCTGATTTCATGGTTGTTTAG
- a CDS encoding BET4, Protein prenyltransferase, alpha subunit, which translates to MASHGISRGAGPVVRSEEVRQKELQQITEYRSLVDLIAEKQYTVEVLGLVTTLLNENPEYYTIWNHRRRVLLSLVAEESPEQPPDKLLQGDLQLTFSLLRKYPKCYWIWNHRDWLLRKGEALMGAEAARKLWSGELQLINKMLHADSRNFHAWGYRRIVVSQIERLTSSEASTEQKSLAESEFEYTTKMIKTNLSNFSAWHNRSQLIPRILRDRNADAKARRAFLNSELSLICEAINTDPFDQSIWFYHQYLLSVLSDSCPQDQLIVQDLTNGERQQYYEHEMEYIREILEDEADCKWIYEALLGLAEAYMDVESGTGSFTTRDMRLWLNELKRLDPLRRGRWDDLEKRLNL; encoded by the exons ATGGCAAGC CACGGAATATCGCGCGGAGCAGGCCCTGTCGTACGATCAGAAGAGGTGCGACAGAAAGAACTCCAACAAATTACCGAATACAGAAGTCTGGTAGATCTG ATCGCAGAGAAGCAGTATACTGTAGAAGTCCTAGGCTTGGTTACAACATTGTTGAACGAGAATCCCGAATACTATACGATATGGAACCACCGAAGGCGCGTCTTACTGTCTCTCGTCGCAGAGGAATCTCCGGAGCAACCACCAGACAAGTTGTTACAAGGTGATCTGCAGCTCACATTTTCGCTGCTGCGCAAGTACCCCAAGTGTTACTGGATATGGAATCATCGCGACTGGCTCCTACGCAAGGGAGAAGCCCTTATGGGGGCGGAAGCAGCACGTAAGCTTTGGTCGGGCGAACTACAATTAATAAACAAGATGCTCCATGCAGACAGTCGAAATTTTCATGCATGGGGGTATAGGCGAATCGTGGTTTCGCAAATCGAACGCTTGACCTCTTCTGAGGCTTCTACAGAGCAAAAGAGCCTTGCAGAGTCCGAATTCGAATATACAACCAAGATGATCAAGACTAATCTCTCCAACTTTTCCGCCTGGCACAACCGCAGTCAGCTCATTCCCCGGATTCTTCGCGATCGCAATGCAGACGCAAAGGCACGTCGCGCCTTCCTCAACTCGGAATTATCTTTGATTTGCGAGGCCATCAATACCGACCCATTCGACCAATCCATATGGTTCTACCACCAATATCTACTTTCAGTTTTGTCTGATTCATGTCCTCAGGACCAGCTCATCGTTCAAGATCTAACCAACGGCGAGCGACAGCAGTACTATGAGCACGAAATGGAGTATATAAGGGAGATATTGGAGGACGAAGCAGATTGCAAATGGATATACGAGGCACTTCTCGGGCTCGCGGAAGCGTATATGGATGTCGAGAGTGGTACCGGGTCATTCACAACAAGAGATATGAGGCTGTGGCTGAACGAGTTGAAGCGTTTGGATCCGCTGCGACGGGGACGGTGGGACGACCTAGAGAAACGACTGAATCTTTGA
- a CDS encoding WD40 domain containing protein has translation MSLVLDAPNLRDDYYCTLLAYSFTSKCLAVGLGNFVHLWSERSGVNTPESLNSVPANGSPDNQHVTSLDFSSTIGGQAILAVGRADGRISLWSPFDSEPRFDATQPKPVSCVSWRPTVVQRSSLRDKALSVPTEELLIGDEAGYIYFYSVEWPSENQSALFGWHGAMTLLARLKIHTQQICGLAWSSTGELFASGGNDNNCNLFETKKVLQPSSSSENGSAVVDVREGPRGESIYTVSNRANDPVLHLAQSIAKHTWTLNAAVKAMAFCPWQRGLIAIGGGSNDRCIHFYHTRSGTCLATIDCAAQVTSLIWSRTRREIAATFGFAQPEHPYRVAVFAWPSCEQVVAVPWYDENRALCAVAYPGGPTRGPHSTDEDRDGGRAKGEDGVWSRRGVEEGCIVVAASDMAIRFHEIWSDRKGSVGSGLLGSGAMGLLGGSDILEGPYAGGIERQGAVIR, from the exons ATGTCCCTAG TTCTCGATGCTCCTAACCTTCGCGATGATTATTACTGCACCTTGCTAGCATACTCGTTCACTTCAAAATGCCTGGCTGTGGGTCTCGGGAACTTCGTGCATCTGTGGTCCGAGCGAAGTGGTGTGAACACCCCAGAGTCGCTCAACTCTGTTCCAGCGAATGGATCTCCGGATAACCAGCACGTCACGTCCTTGGACTTTTCATCTACAATAGGCGGACAAGCAATTCTTGCTGTTGGCAGAGCTGACGGTCGGATTTCACTCTGGAGTCCGTTTGACTCGGAACCACGTTTTGACGCTACGCAACCAAAACCGGTATCTTGTGTATCCTGGAGGCCGACTGTCGTTCAGCGCTCTTCTCTGCGTGACAAAGCATTGTCCGTACCCACCGAAGAACTGCTCATTGGAGACGAAGCAGGATACATATACTTCTACAGTGTAGAATGGCCCTCGGAAAACCAGAGTGCGCTTTTTGGCTGGCACGGAGCTATGACACTTCTTGCTCGCCTGAAGATCCACACTCAGCAGATTTGTGGACTCGCATGGTCGTCAACGGGTGAGCTCTTCGCCAGCGGAGGAAACGATAACAATTGTAACCTGTTCGAGACCAAGAAAGTGCTCCAGCCAAGTAGCTCAAGCGAGAACGGATCAGCTGTTGTTGATGTCCGCGAGGGCCCTCGTGGTGAATCCATCTACACAGTCTCTAATCGTGCCAACGATCCTGTCCTCCATCTTGCCCAATCAATAGCAAAACATACATGGACACTCAATGCCGCCGTCAAAGCGATGGCATTTTGTCCTTGGCAACGCGGACTCATCGCCATCGGAGGCGGTTCCAACGATCGTTGCATCCACTTTTACCATACCCGTTCGGGCACTTGTCTTGCTACCATTGACTGCGCCGCCCAAGTCACAAGCCTCATCTGGTCTCGCACACGTCGGGAAATCGCAGCCACATTCGGCTTTGCTCAACCCGAGCATCCATACCGCGTCGCCGTCTTTGCGTGGCCCAGCTGCGAGCAGGTCGTGGCCGTGCCGTGGTATGACGAGAACCGTGCACTATGTGCAGTCGCTTACCCCGGTGGCCCTACGAGAGGTCCACACAGTACGGATGAAGACCGCGATGGCGGGCGAGCGAAAGGTGAAGATGGTGTCTGGTCGCGACGAGGGGTAGAGGAAGGCTGCATCGTGGTTGCAGCTAGCGATATGGCGATTCGATTCCATGAGATATGGAGCGACCGGAAAGGCAGTGTGGGCTCAGGCCTGTTGGGGAGCGGGGCTATGGGGTTACTTGGGGGGAGCGATATTCTTGAAGGCCCCTACGCGGGTGGTATAGAGAGACAGGGTGCTGTGATTAGATGA
- a CDS encoding RPS6A, Ribosomal protein S6E (S10) codes for MKLNISYPNNGTQKMIEVDDERKLRVFMDRRMGHEVPGDSIGDEFKGYIMRITGGNDKQGFPMKQGVMHPTRVRLLLADGHSCYRPRRTGERKRKSVRGCIVGMDLSVLALSIVKKGDEDIPGLTDVVHPKRLGPKRATKIRRFFGLSKEDDRIESPHSCSKQRIESEREVSLEVTKVRKFVIRREVQPKKEGAKPYTKAPKIQRLVTPQRLQHKRHRIALKRRRAEASKDAANEYAQILSKRINESKAAHDEARKRRASSMKH; via the exons ATGAAGCTCAACATCTCCTACCCCAACAATGGCACCCAAAAGATGATCGAGGTCGACGATGAGCGCAAGCTCCGCGTCTTCATGGACCGCCGTATGGGCCATGAGGTTCCTGGCGACAGCATCGGCGACGAGTTCAAGGGCTACATCATGAGGATCACCGGAGGAAACGACAAGCAAGGTTTCCCCATGAAGCAGGGTGTCATGCACCCCACTCGTGTCCGTCTCCTGCTCGCTGACGGCCACTCCTGCTACCGCCCCCGCCGCACTGGTGAGCGCAAGAGGAAGTCCGTTCGCGGTTGCATTGTCGGCATGGACCTCTCCGTCCTTGCCCTCAGCATCGTCAAGAAGGGTGACGAGGACATTCCCGGCCTGACCGACGTCGTCCACCCCAAGCGCCTCGGTCCCAAGCGCGCGACCAAGATCCGCCGCTTCTTCGGTCTCAGCAAGGAAGATGAT CGGATTGAGTCTCCTCATTCCTGCTCCAAGCAGCGTATTGAGTCTGAGCGAGAAGTGAGCCTAGAAGTTACAAAG GTCCGCAAGTTCGTCATCCGCCGTGAGGTTCAGCCCAAGAAGGAGGGTGCCAAGCCATACACCAAGGCCCCCAAGATCCAGCGTCTGGTTACTCCTCAGCGCCTCCAGCACAAGCGTCACCGCATCGCACTCAAGCGCCGCCGTGCGGAAGCTTCCAAGGATGCTGCC AACGAGTACGCTCAGATCCTTTCCAAGCGCATCAACGAGTCCAAGGCCGCACACGACGAGGCCCGCAAGAGGAGGGCGTCTTCCATGAAGCACTAG
- a CDS encoding Calcipressin domain containing protein, which produces MQATLPSPLRSRASSGSRSPLSLDLSSLPPLIEPSPPSNTLIITNLLAPEIFQLSTLTEIRETIDQHAKVHTWAPLKSFRRLVVSFFDVESAVQVRQALDGSQLMGFRIRVYFGVNTPMNPSDQHLALPKSDRLFFISPPPSPPMGWEVKEEDAPNKIVHPEDLAAALAKLHANHEAVSPEVDHGGNMITRRRTGSITVVYHPEDHGDSPNLPVISVDDTTETPEPLTPVDAMEGLEGPIASQKAQGIPISTARPPVELMH; this is translated from the exons ATGCAAGCTACTCTACCATCGCCGCTGCGCTCTCGGGCATCTTCTGGAAGCCGATCGCCACTTTCTCTCGACCTTTCCAGTCTACCACCGCTGATCGAGCCATCGCCCCCGTCAAACACTCTCATCATCACA AACCTCCTCGCCCCCGAGATCTTCCAACTTTCAACCCTCACCGAGATTCGCGAGACAATAGATCAACATGCCAAAGTACACACATGGGCGCCTCTCAAGTCATTCCGGCGCCTAGTGGTATCTTTCTTCGATGTCGAATCTGCAGTACAAGTACGACAGGCGCTTGACGGTTCACAGCTCATGGGCTTCCGCATCCGCGTATACTTTGGCGTGAACACGCCCATGAACCCTTCAGACCAGCATCTCGCACTCCCCAAGTCAGACCGACTATTCTTCATTTCGCCACCGCCATCGCCACCCATGGGTTGGGAAGTGAAGGAGGAAGATGCGCCAAACAAAATTGTGCACCCAGAGGATCTCGCAGCGGCGCTCGCGAAGCTACATGCCAACCACGAGGCAGTGTCACCTGAAGTCGACCACGGAGGCAACATGATTACCAGGAGGCGAACCGGCAGTATCACTGTCGTCTACCACCCCGAAGACCATGGTGACTCTCCGAACCTTCCGGTCATCTCTGTCGATGACACAACAGAGACTCCCGAGCCGTTGACACCAGTTGATGCGATGGAGGGCTTGGAGGGACCGATTGCGTCACAAAAAGCACAGGGCATACCCATCAGCACTGCACGACCACCTGTCGAGCTCATGCACTAG